The proteins below come from a single Arthrobacter sp. B1I2 genomic window:
- a CDS encoding MFS transporter: MINPTRTTASVDTSISKETSSRFKRRFMVRLVAVFIGGMFLDGYILGIIGPVTGSMRSDLKLDALSLGMIAAGPLAGIFIGSPLAGWATDKFGRKPMFLVDMGLFLVASGAQFFVTSGDGAVIQLAIIRFMMGVAIGGEYSIGGPLLSEFSPPKLRGRLLGLTLIAWYVGFMMAFIIGTLLQDVGTPWRLVLGTSTILAFVLFLARIGLPESPSWLITKGRHKEALAIAHRYIESPQMHDSITGEMDLRMIQEAQAAESGTKIKNASFGMLFSRQYWRATIFTAGFWFCAVTPYFAIATFADEVLNQFGFGGGWAGGVGLSALAVAGVVTSVLLIDKLGRRILTVPGQWLCAGILLVIGVWGNAPAILVLVLFLAFSYFNAGYTTMTQVYPAEVFPGHLRGVGMGFAASFSRIGAALGTFALPWAIANIGMGATMVVAAAVALLGAVLSQWLAPETKGRTLAEISADFSH, translated from the coding sequence ATGATCAATCCGACCAGGACGACGGCCTCCGTCGACACCTCCATATCAAAAGAGACCAGCTCCAGGTTCAAACGCCGCTTCATGGTGCGGCTTGTCGCGGTCTTCATCGGCGGGATGTTCCTCGACGGTTACATCCTCGGAATCATCGGCCCCGTCACCGGATCCATGCGGTCAGATCTCAAGCTCGACGCACTATCGCTGGGCATGATCGCTGCAGGCCCGCTGGCTGGCATCTTCATCGGCTCCCCGCTGGCCGGCTGGGCTACTGACAAGTTCGGACGCAAGCCAATGTTCCTCGTGGACATGGGCCTGTTCCTGGTCGCCTCAGGAGCCCAATTCTTCGTAACCTCTGGAGACGGCGCCGTGATCCAGCTGGCCATCATCCGATTCATGATGGGCGTCGCGATCGGCGGCGAGTACTCAATCGGTGGGCCACTGCTGTCAGAGTTCTCCCCGCCCAAGCTCCGCGGGCGGTTGCTCGGACTGACCCTGATCGCCTGGTACGTCGGTTTCATGATGGCATTCATCATCGGCACGCTCCTGCAGGACGTCGGCACCCCATGGCGCCTAGTACTCGGCACGAGCACGATACTGGCATTCGTTCTGTTCCTCGCCCGCATAGGCCTCCCCGAATCGCCGAGCTGGCTCATTACGAAGGGACGGCACAAGGAAGCACTCGCGATCGCACACCGATATATCGAATCGCCGCAGATGCACGACAGCATCACCGGAGAGATGGATCTCAGGATGATCCAGGAGGCCCAAGCCGCGGAGAGTGGGACCAAAATCAAGAACGCCTCCTTCGGAATGCTGTTCTCGAGGCAGTACTGGCGCGCCACCATCTTCACTGCAGGTTTTTGGTTCTGCGCGGTCACTCCGTACTTCGCGATCGCGACCTTCGCCGACGAGGTGCTCAACCAATTCGGCTTCGGCGGCGGCTGGGCCGGTGGAGTCGGCCTGTCCGCACTTGCGGTCGCGGGCGTTGTCACCAGCGTACTTCTGATTGACAAGCTCGGTCGCCGAATCCTCACCGTGCCCGGGCAGTGGCTCTGCGCGGGCATCCTTCTGGTCATCGGAGTATGGGGGAACGCACCAGCGATCCTCGTGCTCGTCCTGTTTCTCGCCTTCTCCTACTTCAATGCCGGCTACACCACGATGACCCAGGTCTATCCGGCCGAGGTATTCCCCGGCCACCTGCGCGGCGTCGGCATGGGCTTCGCCGCGTCCTTCAGCCGCATCGGAGCCGCACTCGGCACCTTCGCCCTGCCATGGGCGATCGCCAACATCGGCATGGGCGCAACCATGGTGGTAGCCGCCGCCGTCGCATTACTCGGCGCAGTCCTCTCGCAATGGCTCGCGCCTGAGACGAAGGGGCGCACCCTCGCCGAGATCTCAGCAGACTTCTCCCACTGA
- a CDS encoding bifunctional 5,10-methylenetetrahydrofolate dehydrogenase/5,10-methenyltetrahydrofolate cyclohydrolase: MNTAVLSGKPLAGLFQQEVQDQVRSLGLDGVRPVVAVVMATADESTRWYVRSIERAAERAGVGCRIVDLGHDATEPVLASVLRDLSEEPSVNGIILQTPLPAGVRTDNLVGLIAPEKDIDGANPLSLGRLAVGQPAFAPATARSVVEILDHYQVPVAGKGVVVVGRSAVVGKPLSLLLLARDAAVTVCHSRSGPLERYTKDADVVVVAAGRAGLLTGSHVSSRTVVVDVGTNVLADGSLVGDVDEASVTGTAAGLTPVPGGVGSVTTALLLLHTVEAARRQSSSLPLPAEAVEAQVLETAG, translated from the coding sequence TTGAACACCGCAGTACTTTCCGGAAAGCCTTTGGCCGGTTTGTTCCAACAGGAGGTCCAGGACCAGGTCCGGTCGCTTGGACTGGACGGCGTCCGCCCGGTCGTGGCGGTGGTCATGGCGACCGCCGATGAGTCAACGCGCTGGTACGTCCGTTCCATCGAGCGGGCAGCGGAGCGCGCCGGAGTCGGCTGCCGAATCGTCGACCTGGGCCATGATGCAACGGAACCGGTGCTGGCCAGTGTCCTGCGGGACCTCAGCGAGGAACCGTCCGTGAACGGCATCATCCTGCAAACCCCGCTGCCGGCGGGTGTCCGGACCGACAACCTCGTGGGCCTCATCGCCCCCGAAAAGGACATTGACGGCGCCAATCCGCTGAGCCTGGGACGCTTGGCCGTCGGTCAGCCGGCCTTTGCTCCCGCCACCGCCCGCTCCGTCGTCGAAATCCTGGACCACTACCAGGTTCCCGTCGCGGGCAAGGGCGTGGTGGTGGTGGGCCGGTCCGCCGTTGTGGGCAAGCCGCTGTCGCTCCTCCTGCTGGCACGAGACGCCGCGGTGACGGTTTGCCATTCCAGGTCGGGCCCGCTGGAGCGCTACACGAAGGACGCCGATGTCGTGGTGGTCGCCGCCGGCCGCGCCGGGCTGCTGACGGGCAGCCACGTCTCCTCCCGGACCGTCGTGGTGGACGTCGGCACGAACGTCCTTGCCGACGGCTCGCTGGTGGGTGATGTGGACGAAGCCAGCGTCACGGGGACCGCAGCGGGACTCACCCCTGTTCCCGGCGGCGTCGGCTCCGTGACCACCGCGCTGCTGCTCCTGCACACCGTGGAGGCCGCGCGCCGGCAATCTTCCTCCCTGCCACTGCCGGCCGAAGCCGTGGAGGCCCAGGTCCTGGAAACGGCGGGCTAG
- a CDS encoding cyclodeaminase/cyclohydrolase family protein, with protein sequence MISSETVSSYLTRLAGKQPTPGGGAAAALHAAQGAALVAMVARYTTGAKYEQHAPLVQRITQAADDLVGEALSLADEDERAFQAVIDSYKLPSGTDELKVARAAGIQSALIQAAQTPARLIKLSGGIVDLASELFDVANANVISDVAAAADAARAAATTARVNIDINVVAVKDPEARALLAQQTDGIEEKVVLAADALSARVRERILG encoded by the coding sequence ATGATCAGTTCAGAGACAGTCAGCAGCTACCTCACCCGGCTGGCCGGGAAGCAGCCCACGCCAGGCGGTGGCGCTGCAGCGGCCCTGCACGCCGCCCAAGGTGCCGCCCTGGTGGCCATGGTGGCGCGTTACACCACCGGCGCCAAATACGAACAGCATGCACCGCTGGTCCAGCGCATCACGCAGGCCGCCGACGACCTCGTCGGTGAGGCGCTGAGCCTGGCCGACGAGGACGAACGTGCCTTCCAGGCAGTCATCGACTCCTACAAGCTCCCGTCCGGCACCGATGAACTCAAGGTCGCCCGTGCGGCCGGGATCCAGTCCGCGCTCATCCAGGCGGCGCAGACCCCTGCCCGGCTGATCAAGCTGTCGGGTGGCATCGTGGACCTCGCCAGCGAACTGTTCGACGTCGCCAATGCCAACGTCATCAGCGACGTTGCCGCGGCCGCTGACGCCGCCCGCGCAGCTGCCACCACGGCGCGCGTCAACATCGACATCAACGTCGTGGCGGTCAAGGATCCGGAGGCACGCGCGCTGCTTGCCCAACAGACGGACGGCATCGAGGAGAAGGTCGTCCTGGCAGCAGATGCCCTCTCCGCCCGCGTTCGGGAAAGGATCCTGGGTTGA
- a CDS encoding ferredoxin reductase: MIDVLTETPVQEPQRIRGLEMPWNRVMGSIEGPASAAKALGPWHPQEFVAECVETVPEAGGMMTFVFRRCDGAPLAFRPGQYVNIAFPVNGDDQEPVDRSYSLSSSPTQPWTFSVTVKRDPGGLVSPWVHQNVRPGTVLDMLGPVGAFHLPDADRRARYLFLAAGAGITPIMSMMRTIHSLAGTADVVVLYHGAEAGGFAFHRELAYIASVDSRIKVFYALGDRGRPEDWEGFSGRLTSAMIDEVAPDANGRQVYACGPEGYLNSATELLRKVGVDDTSIYMEFFSGDRQTLLEYQAELALAADIAGEIAEDIAESAEDYFESQPAAFGMYEPGYDEDGTLQATGLALEAVGPEAPAAAATPAPAPEAQAPDASSFDTVGTGSLTLSFMRTGINVRIDPEEPILGVAQRAGVRIGANCKEGMCGSCKVVRLSGEIDMNHQGGIRKREIDAGKFLPCCSTARTDMVIDA; this comes from the coding sequence ATGATTGACGTCCTCACTGAGACGCCCGTCCAGGAACCACAGCGCATCCGCGGTCTTGAGATGCCGTGGAACCGGGTGATGGGCAGCATCGAAGGACCTGCCAGCGCAGCCAAGGCCCTGGGCCCGTGGCATCCGCAGGAGTTCGTGGCCGAATGCGTCGAGACCGTTCCCGAAGCGGGCGGCATGATGACGTTCGTGTTCCGCCGCTGCGACGGCGCGCCCCTGGCGTTCCGCCCGGGCCAGTACGTGAACATCGCCTTCCCCGTGAACGGCGACGACCAGGAACCGGTGGACCGCAGCTACTCGCTGTCCAGTTCGCCCACGCAACCGTGGACCTTCAGCGTCACCGTCAAGCGCGACCCCGGCGGACTGGTTTCCCCGTGGGTGCACCAGAACGTCAGGCCCGGCACCGTCCTGGACATGCTGGGACCGGTGGGGGCATTCCACCTGCCTGACGCCGACCGGCGCGCCCGGTACCTCTTCCTGGCTGCCGGCGCCGGCATCACCCCCATCATGTCGATGATGCGGACCATCCACTCCCTGGCGGGAACCGCCGATGTGGTGGTGCTTTACCACGGCGCGGAAGCCGGCGGCTTTGCCTTCCACCGGGAGTTGGCCTATATCGCTTCCGTGGACTCGCGGATCAAGGTCTTTTACGCCCTGGGCGACCGCGGCAGGCCCGAGGACTGGGAAGGCTTCAGCGGACGGCTGACCTCAGCCATGATCGATGAGGTGGCACCCGACGCCAATGGCCGGCAGGTCTACGCCTGCGGCCCTGAGGGTTACCTGAACAGTGCCACTGAGCTGCTCAGGAAAGTGGGCGTCGACGACACTTCAATCTACATGGAGTTCTTCTCCGGCGACCGGCAGACCCTCCTCGAATACCAGGCCGAGCTCGCCCTGGCGGCGGACATCGCAGGGGAGATCGCCGAGGACATTGCCGAGTCCGCCGAGGACTACTTTGAAAGCCAGCCTGCGGCGTTCGGGATGTACGAGCCCGGCTACGACGAGGATGGAACCCTGCAGGCCACGGGACTCGCGCTGGAAGCAGTCGGCCCGGAAGCCCCTGCTGCCGCCGCCACTCCGGCTCCGGCCCCGGAGGCGCAGGCCCCCGACGCCTCAAGCTTCGACACCGTGGGAACCGGGAGCCTCACTCTGTCCTTCATGCGCACCGGGATCAATGTGCGGATCGACCCGGAGGAGCCCATCCTTGGGGTGGCGCAGCGTGCGGGTGTCCGGATCGGCGCCAACTGCAAGGAGGGCATGTGCGGCTCCTGCAAGGTGGTCAGGCTGTCCGGGGAGATCGACATGAACCACCAGGGTGGAATCCGGAAACGGGAGATTGATGCCGGCAAGTTCCTTCCCTGCTGTTCCACGGCGCGTACCGACATGGTGATCGACGCCTAG
- a CDS encoding aromatic ring-hydroxylating oxygenase subunit alpha, with the protein MTTSVNAPLSARGKLASAMPAEQLAEITELFALRRTGYSLDAPFYTDPTIFKLDMEAIFGQHWIFAGSVAELPEPGDYITVDYGPYSLIVLRTDEGDVNVLHNVCRHRGARVLTEAAGSTGNLVCGYHSWTYSPEGNLIHASAPGEAKFDKNCFALKRAHSREVAGLIFVCIADVPPADFDETAKIFEPYLAPHDLSKTKIAYQQNIIEEGNWKLVMENNRECYHCDGHPELACSLFPTWGLTEGLIPAHLEEVWDRNKEAQSSLEERCRRYGLPYEVVEELDTRIAGIRISRESLDGEGESFSADGRRLSKKLLGDLRDFRLGRCSMHLQPNSWFHFLGDHVITFGVFPINEHQSLVRTTWLVADDAEEGVDYDLEKLTYTWKQTNLQDKAFVELCQQGAASPAYEPGPYMKSEYQVEAFINWYVQRVQEHLA; encoded by the coding sequence ATGACTACCTCAGTGAACGCGCCGCTCAGCGCACGCGGAAAGCTCGCCTCAGCAATGCCTGCCGAGCAGCTGGCTGAAATTACCGAGCTGTTCGCCTTGCGGCGCACTGGCTACTCCCTCGATGCCCCCTTCTACACCGACCCGACAATCTTCAAGCTCGACATGGAGGCCATCTTCGGCCAGCACTGGATCTTTGCCGGCAGCGTTGCCGAGCTGCCGGAGCCGGGCGACTACATCACGGTGGACTACGGCCCCTACTCCTTGATCGTGCTGCGCACCGACGAGGGTGACGTCAACGTCCTGCACAACGTCTGCCGCCACCGCGGTGCACGTGTCCTGACCGAAGCTGCCGGTTCCACCGGAAACCTGGTCTGCGGCTACCACTCCTGGACCTATTCCCCCGAGGGCAACCTGATCCACGCCTCCGCCCCCGGCGAAGCCAAGTTCGACAAGAACTGCTTTGCCCTCAAGCGCGCCCACAGCCGCGAGGTTGCCGGGCTCATCTTTGTCTGCATCGCAGACGTTCCGCCCGCAGACTTCGACGAGACCGCCAAGATCTTCGAGCCCTACCTCGCACCCCACGACCTGTCCAAGACGAAGATTGCCTACCAGCAGAACATCATCGAAGAGGGCAACTGGAAGCTCGTCATGGAGAACAACCGTGAGTGCTACCACTGTGACGGGCACCCGGAACTCGCCTGCTCGCTCTTCCCCACCTGGGGCCTGACCGAGGGACTGATCCCGGCCCACCTCGAAGAGGTCTGGGACCGCAACAAGGAAGCCCAGTCTTCCCTCGAGGAGCGGTGCCGCCGCTACGGCCTGCCCTACGAGGTGGTTGAGGAACTCGATACCCGTATTGCCGGTATCCGTATTTCACGCGAATCCCTGGACGGCGAAGGCGAATCGTTCTCGGCCGACGGCCGCAGGCTCTCCAAGAAGCTGCTCGGCGACCTGCGGGACTTCCGCCTGGGCCGCTGCTCGATGCACCTGCAGCCCAACAGCTGGTTCCATTTCCTGGGCGACCACGTCATCACCTTTGGCGTCTTCCCCATCAACGAGCACCAGTCCCTGGTCCGCACCACCTGGCTGGTGGCCGACGACGCCGAGGAAGGCGTTGACTACGACCTAGAGAAGCTCACCTACACCTGGAAGCAGACCAACCTGCAGGACAAGGCGTTCGTGGAACTGTGCCAGCAGGGCGCTGCCAGCCCCGCCTACGAGCCCGGCCCGTACATGAAGAGCGAATACCAGGTAGAGGCCTTCATCAACTGGTACGTCCAGCGCGTGCAGGAGCACTTGGCATGA
- the fdhA gene encoding formaldehyde dehydrogenase, glutathione-independent, with protein sequence MSGNKAVAYKEPGVVEVIDTPYPSFELKAGPGVNPANVGRKVPHGVILRTVSTNICGSDQHMVRGRTTAPAGLVLGHEITGEVIETGPDVEFIKVGDIVSVPFNISCGRCRNCKERKTGICLNVNPDRPGSAYGYVDMGGWVGGQAEYVLVPYADWNLLRFPDRDQALEKIMDLTMLSDILPTGFHGAVTAGVGVGSTVYVAGAGPVGLAAAASAQLLGAAVVIVGDLNEDRLARARSFGCETVNVANGDPADQIEQILGVREVDSGIDAVGFEARGHGNGAQEAPATVLNSLMDLTTAGGSVGIPGLYVTGDPGAADEAARKGSLSLSLGTGWAKSLSFTTGQCPVMKYNRQLMMAILHDRIQIAKAVNATAISLDDAPRGYAEFDAGAATKYVLDPNGYLNN encoded by the coding sequence ATGTCAGGTAACAAAGCCGTTGCGTACAAGGAGCCCGGAGTCGTCGAGGTCATCGACACCCCCTATCCCTCGTTTGAACTGAAAGCCGGCCCCGGCGTCAATCCCGCTAATGTCGGCCGGAAGGTCCCGCACGGCGTCATCCTGCGCACCGTGAGCACCAACATCTGCGGGTCCGACCAGCACATGGTCCGCGGCCGGACCACCGCCCCTGCCGGCCTCGTCCTGGGGCACGAGATCACCGGCGAAGTCATCGAGACCGGGCCCGACGTCGAGTTCATCAAGGTCGGGGACATCGTCTCGGTCCCCTTCAACATCTCCTGCGGGCGCTGCCGGAATTGCAAAGAGCGCAAGACCGGGATCTGCCTGAACGTGAACCCGGACCGTCCGGGCTCTGCCTACGGCTATGTCGACATGGGCGGCTGGGTCGGTGGCCAGGCGGAGTACGTCCTGGTTCCGTACGCCGACTGGAACCTGCTGCGCTTCCCCGACCGGGACCAGGCACTGGAGAAGATCATGGACCTGACCATGCTCTCCGACATCCTGCCCACCGGTTTCCACGGTGCCGTGACGGCCGGCGTCGGCGTCGGGTCCACCGTGTACGTTGCCGGAGCCGGTCCCGTGGGCCTTGCCGCGGCCGCCAGCGCCCAGCTGCTGGGAGCCGCGGTGGTTATCGTGGGCGACCTGAACGAGGACCGCCTGGCACGGGCCCGGTCCTTTGGCTGTGAAACCGTCAATGTGGCCAACGGCGACCCCGCCGACCAGATCGAGCAGATCCTCGGCGTCCGGGAAGTCGACTCCGGCATCGATGCCGTCGGTTTCGAGGCCCGCGGACACGGCAACGGCGCCCAGGAAGCACCGGCCACGGTGCTTAACTCGCTGATGGACCTCACCACTGCGGGCGGCTCCGTGGGCATTCCCGGCCTCTACGTCACGGGCGACCCGGGAGCTGCGGACGAGGCCGCCAGGAAGGGAAGCCTGTCCCTGTCACTGGGGACCGGCTGGGCCAAGTCCCTGTCCTTCACCACGGGCCAGTGCCCGGTGATGAAGTACAACCGTCAGCTGATGATGGCGATTTTGCATGACAGGATCCAGATCGCCAAGGCGGTCAACGCTACGGCCATTTCGCTGGACGATGCCCCGCGCGGGTACGCGGAGTTCGACGCCGGAGCTGCCACGAAGTATGTCCTGGACCCGAACGGCTACCTCAACAACTGA
- a CDS encoding GcvT family protein, translating to MSASPRVVIIGAGIVGTNLADELASRGWNGITVVEQGPLELAGGSTSHAPGLVFQNNPSRTMTEFATYTVNKLLALSKDGQSCFNQVGGLELATTPERLADLKRKMGVMTSWGVESRIVDADECEKIYPLLNTGKLTGGREVLGGLLIPTDGLALAARAVQLLIERTRERGVTYRGSTTVTGIAQEGGKVTGVETSSGLLPADIVVSCAGFWGRELGRMVGLEVPLLPLAHQYAVTTPLTELENVNELPNGASKPILRYQDKDLYYREWGDRIGIGSYAHRPMPVDMSALPKVSAEDMSDHRMPSRLDFTLEDFVPAWKDSQGLLPALRGTEIQDGFNGIFSFTPDGGPLMGEVPDLEGFFVAEAVWVTHSAGVAKAMAELIIDGQPQTDLHGCELTRFEKVQTSDAYVSETSQQNFVEIYDVMHPLQPRESPRDLRVSPFNVRQKELGAFFLESAAWERPHWFEANRGLLAELPEEWQAPERDEWSAMFHSPISAAEAWKTRTAVGLFDMTPLKRLSVTGPGAQALLHRLSTGNITKKPGAVTYCLLLADDGGIRSDVTVARLAEEEFQLGVNSNVDFDYLRVEARRQSVADPAQWAHVTDITGSTCCIGLWGPLARKVIGKVSDDDLTNDGLKYFRTKEISVGGIPVTAMRLSYVGELGWELYTTAEYGLKLWDLLFEAGQEHGIIASGRGAFNSMRLEKGYRLWGTDMTSEHHPYQAGLGFSVAKDKTGFVGAEALAGLKDQPAAKTLRCLTVDDGTSVVLGKEPVFVAGEAVGYVTSAAYGYTVRKPIAYAWLPSSVSEGDAVEIEYFGRRVAATVSTEPLVDPGMERLRG from the coding sequence ATGAGCGCATCACCCCGCGTCGTCATCATCGGAGCCGGCATCGTCGGCACCAACCTCGCCGACGAGCTGGCAAGCCGCGGCTGGAACGGCATCACCGTCGTCGAGCAGGGCCCACTGGAGCTCGCAGGCGGCTCCACGTCGCATGCCCCGGGCCTCGTGTTCCAGAACAACCCGTCCAGGACCATGACGGAATTCGCAACCTACACTGTCAACAAGCTGCTCGCCCTAAGCAAGGACGGCCAGTCCTGCTTCAACCAAGTGGGTGGCCTGGAGCTGGCAACCACTCCCGAGCGCCTGGCCGACCTCAAGCGCAAGATGGGCGTAATGACGTCCTGGGGTGTCGAAAGCAGGATCGTCGACGCCGACGAATGCGAAAAGATTTACCCACTGCTGAACACCGGCAAGCTCACCGGCGGCCGCGAGGTCCTGGGCGGCCTGCTCATCCCCACCGACGGACTCGCCCTGGCGGCCCGGGCCGTGCAGCTGCTGATCGAGCGCACGCGCGAACGCGGCGTCACCTACCGCGGCTCCACTACCGTCACCGGCATTGCCCAGGAGGGCGGCAAAGTCACCGGCGTCGAGACCTCCTCGGGCCTGCTCCCTGCCGACATCGTGGTGTCCTGCGCAGGGTTCTGGGGCCGTGAACTCGGCCGGATGGTGGGCCTGGAGGTGCCTCTGCTGCCGCTGGCCCACCAGTACGCCGTCACCACACCCCTTACCGAACTCGAGAACGTCAACGAGCTGCCAAACGGCGCCAGCAAGCCCATCCTGCGCTACCAGGACAAGGACCTGTACTACCGCGAATGGGGCGACCGCATCGGCATCGGCAGCTACGCCCACCGCCCTATGCCCGTGGACATGTCCGCACTGCCGAAGGTCTCTGCTGAGGACATGTCCGATCACCGGATGCCCTCCCGCCTGGATTTCACCCTCGAAGACTTTGTTCCCGCGTGGAAGGACAGCCAGGGCCTGCTGCCGGCACTGCGCGGCACTGAAATCCAGGACGGTTTCAACGGCATCTTCTCCTTCACCCCGGACGGCGGCCCGCTCATGGGCGAGGTACCGGACCTCGAGGGCTTCTTCGTGGCTGAGGCCGTCTGGGTCACGCACTCGGCCGGCGTTGCCAAGGCCATGGCAGAGCTGATCATCGACGGCCAGCCGCAGACCGACCTGCACGGCTGCGAGCTGACCCGTTTCGAGAAGGTGCAGACCTCCGACGCGTACGTCAGCGAGACCTCACAGCAGAACTTCGTGGAGATCTACGATGTCATGCACCCGCTGCAGCCCCGCGAATCGCCGCGCGACCTGCGCGTCAGCCCGTTCAACGTCCGCCAGAAGGAGCTTGGCGCCTTCTTCCTTGAGTCCGCCGCCTGGGAGCGCCCGCACTGGTTCGAGGCCAACCGCGGACTCCTGGCCGAACTGCCGGAAGAATGGCAGGCCCCCGAGCGCGACGAGTGGTCCGCCATGTTCCACTCCCCCATTTCCGCCGCCGAGGCGTGGAAGACGCGCACCGCCGTCGGACTTTTCGACATGACACCGCTGAAGCGGCTCTCCGTCACCGGCCCCGGTGCACAGGCACTGCTGCACCGGCTCAGCACGGGCAACATCACCAAGAAGCCAGGTGCGGTGACGTACTGCCTGCTGCTGGCGGACGACGGCGGCATCCGCAGCGACGTGACCGTGGCCAGGCTGGCGGAGGAAGAGTTCCAGCTGGGTGTGAACAGCAACGTCGACTTCGATTACCTCCGTGTGGAGGCCCGCCGGCAGTCAGTGGCCGATCCCGCCCAGTGGGCGCATGTCACCGATATCACCGGCAGCACCTGCTGCATCGGCCTGTGGGGCCCTCTGGCCCGCAAGGTCATCGGCAAGGTCAGCGACGACGATCTGACCAATGACGGCCTGAAGTACTTCCGCACCAAGGAGATCTCGGTGGGCGGCATCCCCGTGACGGCGATGCGGCTCTCCTACGTAGGCGAACTCGGCTGGGAGCTCTACACCACCGCCGAGTACGGGCTGAAGCTGTGGGACCTGCTGTTCGAGGCGGGCCAGGAGCACGGCATCATCGCTTCAGGACGCGGCGCCTTCAACAGCATGCGCCTGGAGAAGGGCTACCGGCTGTGGGGCACTGACATGACGTCCGAGCACCACCCGTACCAGGCCGGCCTGGGCTTCTCCGTGGCCAAGGACAAGACCGGGTTCGTCGGCGCCGAGGCACTTGCCGGACTCAAGGATCAGCCGGCCGCCAAGACGCTGCGCTGCCTGACGGTCGACGACGGCACGTCAGTGGTGCTGGGCAAGGAACCGGTGTTCGTGGCCGGGGAAGCCGTTGGGTACGTCACCAGCGCGGCCTACGGCTACACCGTCCGCAAGCCCATCGCCTACGCCTGGCTGCCCTCGTCAGTGTCCGAAGGGGACGCCGTGGAGATCGAGTACTTCGGGCGGCGCGTGGCGGCCACCGTTTCTACTGAGCCGCTGGTGGACCCGGGCATGGAGCGCCTCCGCGGCTGA